In Bacillus sp. SM2101, a single window of DNA contains:
- a CDS encoding MFS transporter, translating into MRFSHHFYFYISSEATRLFSRVFYVMTITIFIFKTSGSATMAAMFPLIDVLSTLLAGFVAPLVMDKIRLKTIIFVSKGLNTIILLLILLTFTMFSHSIMTLLIFVFIRSFIDGLISPANSALLPRIVLKSQLVKANGFLSITNQTLTVLGYTLGGFIVVKIGVVHSLQLTLFISLLSFFLFYFVKDEKEMITNHATKKSAFSSMSEGYLSLWKNPALRIITTMDILEGIANGVWIGANILVYVIEFLNKDEAWWGYISGSYYIGTILGGLFVVSFSKWVSHRLIASMIIGSFVVSIFTLIFGLTTNPFVPILLSIINGPAYQLRDISQQTLFQQNVEDKHLPKVFAAKGLLTSATLGISIGIMGVISDTFGVQYTFFIAASLYGISAVLALFIWRKNKQQLKAELT; encoded by the coding sequence ATGCGATTCAGCCATCATTTTTATTTTTATATAAGTAGTGAAGCTACTAGATTATTTTCAAGAGTGTTTTATGTCATGACTATTACTATATTTATTTTTAAAACAAGTGGTTCTGCCACAATGGCCGCCATGTTTCCGTTAATCGATGTATTATCGACATTACTTGCTGGTTTTGTAGCACCCTTAGTTATGGACAAAATCAGATTAAAGACAATAATTTTCGTATCCAAAGGACTAAATACGATAATCTTACTTTTAATTCTTTTAACTTTTACAATGTTTTCTCATTCAATAATGACCTTATTGATTTTCGTTTTTATTAGATCGTTTATAGACGGGTTGATCAGTCCTGCAAACTCTGCCCTGCTTCCACGTATCGTATTGAAAAGCCAGTTAGTGAAAGCAAATGGCTTTTTATCCATTACAAATCAAACATTAACTGTTCTTGGGTATACTCTTGGGGGCTTTATCGTAGTAAAGATAGGTGTTGTGCATTCATTACAACTAACCTTATTCATATCTTTACTATCATTCTTCTTATTTTATTTCGTGAAAGACGAGAAGGAAATGATCACCAATCATGCAACAAAAAAATCAGCATTCAGTTCCATGAGTGAAGGGTACTTATCACTATGGAAAAATCCAGCTTTGCGAATCATTACAACGATGGATATATTAGAAGGAATCGCCAATGGTGTATGGATTGGAGCGAACATCCTAGTATACGTAATTGAATTTTTGAATAAAGATGAAGCTTGGTGGGGGTACATTAGCGGTAGCTACTATATAGGTACAATTCTAGGTGGGTTATTCGTTGTTTCATTTTCAAAGTGGGTTAGTCATCGCCTGATCGCTAGCATGATTATTGGATCATTCGTAGTTAGCATTTTCACATTAATTTTCGGATTAACAACTAACCCGTTTGTACCAATATTGTTAAGTATTATTAATGGACCTGCATATCAATTACGTGATATTTCTCAACAAACTCTCTTTCAACAAAACGTGGAAGACAAACATTTACCGAAGGTTTTTGCAGCAAAAGGACTATTAACATCTGCTACACTAGGAATTTCTATAGGTATCATGGGTGTAATCTCAGATACATTCGGTGTACAGTATACTTTTTTCATAGCAGCGAGCTTATATGGTATTTCAGCCGTCCTTGCTTTGTTTATTTGGAGGAAAAACAAACAACAATTGAAAGCGGAGTTAACTTAA